In Providencia rettgeri, the following proteins share a genomic window:
- a CDS encoding ABC transporter permease — protein sequence MANWQKLRPQSVEGWLIWVILIMVVFFTLMSPQFLTIQNLLDLSESYAVTGIFALGLFVVLVTGGIDISFAAVASVVQYVIATWLLQGFIASPAVSITLAIIIGIAFGLINAILIYSLNVVSIIITISMQSLLFGMLMWLTNGHSIYDLPDWWVDPVTILPFEVDGEYYQVGLPLIVMLGIAFLTWILMNKTHIGRQLYAVGGSQESASRIGIRVSVIYLFAYGYLGAMAAIGGMLQTYRMSEVVPSALVGGELDVLAAAVLGGASLSGGRGSVIGTLMGVFLIGILKNGLNLIGVSNYFVNIVIGLVILIAICITHYKKRKETDVGFV from the coding sequence ATGGCTAATTGGCAAAAATTACGACCACAATCTGTCGAAGGCTGGCTGATTTGGGTCATTCTTATCATGGTGGTGTTCTTCACATTGATGAGCCCGCAATTTCTCACTATTCAAAATTTACTCGACCTCAGTGAAAGCTACGCCGTTACCGGTATTTTCGCCTTAGGCTTATTTGTGGTTCTCGTCACTGGGGGCATTGATATTTCGTTTGCCGCCGTGGCTTCCGTAGTGCAATACGTGATTGCCACTTGGTTATTGCAAGGTTTTATTGCAAGCCCTGCCGTCAGTATCACATTGGCGATTATCATTGGTATCGCTTTTGGCTTGATCAATGCCATTTTGATTTATTCGCTGAATGTAGTGTCGATTATTATCACCATTAGTATGCAATCGCTGCTGTTCGGCATGCTGATGTGGCTAACCAATGGGCACAGTATTTATGACTTGCCTGATTGGTGGGTAGATCCTGTCACTATCCTGCCTTTTGAAGTGGATGGTGAATATTACCAAGTTGGCTTACCGTTAATTGTGATGCTTGGCATTGCCTTCTTAACGTGGATTTTGATGAATAAAACCCACATCGGCCGTCAGTTATATGCCGTTGGTGGCAGCCAAGAATCTGCGTCTCGTATTGGTATCCGTGTTTCCGTGATTTACCTATTTGCTTATGGTTACCTTGGTGCGATGGCAGCGATTGGCGGCATGTTGCAAACCTACCGAATGAGTGAAGTGGTACCGAGTGCCCTTGTGGGTGGAGAGCTGGATGTGCTTGCCGCGGCCGTATTGGGTGGCGCCAGTTTATCCGGTGGGCGAGGTTCAGTGATAGGGACACTCATGGGGGTTTTCCTGATTGGTATCTTGAAAAACGGCCTTAACCTGATTGGTGTTTCAAACTACTTCGTCAATATCGTCATCGGGCTGGTTATTCTCATTGCGATTTGTATTACCCACTACAAAAAACGTAAAGAGACGGATGTCGGTTTTGTTTAA
- a CDS encoding sugar ABC transporter ATP-binding protein yields MTSTSKADKSDPLITLRDLSKSFGGHRALRNIDLTLNKGEVHCLAGTNGCGKSTLIKTISGVYAPDDGSKIEIDGKSYHRLTPDKARELGVQVIYQDLSLFPNLTVAENIAFELNLKGYFGWFRKKQLREKALEILNELAFTIDPDTPVQFLPIAQRQQVAICRALVADARLVIMDEPTASLTRTEVNQLLSTVNYLKDKGITVVFVSHRLEEVKEISDRITVIRDGQKIGTWPAEGLTTRKITELMTGLDIVHERKPPNNAEDRRTVLELKNLSRAGQYRDINLSLKRGEVLGLCGLLGSGRTELALSLFGITHPDSGELLIEGKPVKLKNNTDAIKRGIGYVSEDRLTLGAILQQSIADNMVISILDRLKTPLHLIDEKQCQEIVQEWIADLDIKVTDPNNALSTLSGGNQQKVVLAKWILTRPKVLILDSPTVGVDIGAKDSIYKLIHRLSGVGISILLITDEASEAYYNCDRILHMKQGSIVKEIETDSINEQQLEEIING; encoded by the coding sequence ATGACAAGCACCTCAAAAGCTGACAAATCCGATCCACTCATTACCTTGCGCGACCTTTCCAAAAGCTTCGGTGGTCACCGTGCATTACGCAATATCGATTTGACGCTCAACAAAGGTGAAGTGCACTGTTTAGCGGGCACCAATGGGTGTGGGAAAAGCACATTAATTAAAACCATCAGTGGTGTCTATGCCCCTGATGACGGTAGTAAAATTGAAATTGATGGGAAAAGTTATCACCGGTTGACGCCAGATAAAGCGCGTGAGCTAGGCGTGCAAGTTATCTACCAAGATTTGTCACTATTTCCAAACTTAACCGTTGCCGAAAATATCGCCTTTGAGCTGAACCTCAAAGGCTATTTTGGCTGGTTTCGCAAAAAACAACTGCGCGAAAAAGCCTTAGAAATCCTCAATGAACTGGCTTTCACCATTGACCCCGACACCCCTGTGCAATTTTTACCCATTGCTCAACGCCAACAGGTTGCTATCTGCCGAGCCCTAGTTGCCGATGCACGTCTGGTGATTATGGATGAACCAACGGCTTCATTGACCCGTACCGAAGTCAACCAACTACTCTCAACGGTTAATTACCTAAAAGATAAGGGTATTACTGTTGTTTTCGTAAGTCACCGACTAGAAGAAGTGAAAGAGATTTCTGACCGCATCACCGTGATCCGCGATGGTCAAAAAATTGGCACATGGCCTGCTGAAGGCTTAACTACCCGCAAAATTACAGAGTTAATGACTGGCTTAGATATTGTCCATGAACGTAAGCCCCCCAATAACGCGGAAGACCGACGCACGGTACTAGAGCTAAAAAACCTCAGTCGAGCTGGGCAATATCGCGATATCAACTTAAGTTTAAAACGCGGGGAAGTATTAGGTTTATGTGGTTTGTTAGGCTCAGGCCGCACCGAATTAGCGCTATCATTGTTTGGCATTACCCATCCCGATAGCGGCGAATTACTCATCGAAGGCAAACCGGTTAAGTTAAAAAACAACACCGACGCCATTAAGCGTGGCATTGGTTATGTCTCTGAAGACCGCCTGACTTTAGGTGCCATTTTACAGCAATCAATCGCAGACAATATGGTGATTTCGATTCTGGATCGCCTCAAAACGCCTTTGCATTTAATCGATGAAAAACAGTGCCAAGAAATCGTACAAGAGTGGATAGCCGACTTAGATATTAAAGTCACTGACCCCAATAATGCCCTTTCAACACTTTCAGGCGGTAACCAACAAAAAGTGGTACTTGCTAAATGGATTTTAACACGTCCTAAAGTACTGATTTTAGACTCACCGACCGTTGGTGTTGATATCGGCGCAAAAGACAGTATTTACAAACTCATTCACCGTTTGTCAGGTGTCGGTATCTCTATTCTATTAATTACCGATGAAGCCTCCGAAGCTTATTACAATTGCGACCGAATTTTACATATGAAACAAGGCTCTATCGTCAAAGAAATTGAGACAGATTCCATCAATGAACAACAATTGGAGGAAATCATCAATGGCTAA